The DNA segment TTGCGCGGGATCGTGCGCGCCGCGTGGCGCAACCTGGTCGCCGGCGACTTCGCCCAGGGCGGCTCCACCATCACGCAGCAGGTCGCCAAGCAGTTTCTCGGCTCGGAAAAGTCGATCGCGCGCAAGGCCAAGGAGGCGATCGTCGCGCGCCGGCTCGAGGCCCGCTACGACAAGCACGCGATCTTGGCGCTGTACCTGAACCAGATCTACCTGGGCAACGGCGCCTACGGCGTCAAGGCGGCGGCGCGCCGCTACTTTTCGAAGGAACTCGACGAGCTGACCCTCGCGCAGATGGCGCTGATCGCGGGCCTGGCGCAGGCGCCGTCGCGCGACTCGCCGCTTCGCCACCCCGACCGCGCGCGAGCACGCCGCAACGACGTGCTCGACAAGATGGTCCGCTTCGGGTTCGCCACCGCCGAGGAGGCCGCGGCCGCAAAGGCCGAGCCGCTCGGGCTCGCGCCGCGCCGCGACGTCTTCGGCGAGGTGTCGCCGTACTTCGCCGAGCACGTGCGCCGCTACGTCGTCGACCGCTACGGCGCCGACGCGCTGTTGGCCGGCGGCCTGCGCATCGAGACGACCCTCGATCCGGTCGCCGACCGCGCCGCCTACGACACGGTCGACTACGGCGTGCGCAAGCAGGACAAGCGCCAGGGATGGCGCGGTCCCGAAGCCCACCTCGACGGCGCCGCCGCCGAGCGCTTCCTCGAGCGCACGCGCGAGCGCTACGGCGACGGTCCGATCGAGGAGGGCCGCCGCTACCTCGCGCTCGTGGACCGCGTGACCGACCGCAAGGCGACCGTACGCATCGCAGACCGCAGCTACGAACTGCGACTCGAGGACATGAAGTGGGCGTCGCCGTGGTCGCGCACCGAGGCCGTCAACGATGTGGAGATCGCGTCGGCGCGCGATGCGCTGCGGCCGGGCGACGTCGTGTGGGTGTCACGGGTGCCGAGCGCGCGCGAGGCGTTCCGCGAGTGGACGCTCGTGGGACCCAACCCGCGGTGGCTGCCGCCGCGGCCGGCCCGACCGGCCCGCGACGGCGAACCGATCCGCGTCCAGCTCGAACAGTGGCCGCATCCGCAGGGCGCGCTGCTCACGGCCGATCACTCGACCGGCTACCTGCTCGCGATGGTCGGCGGGGTCGACTTCGCGTATTCCGAATTCAATCGCGCGGTCCAGGCGTGCCGGCAACCGGCGTCGACGTACAAGCCGATCTATTACTCGGCCGCGCTGGCCGACGGCTACGGGTTCGACACGCTGCTCAACGACCAGCCGCACGCCGAGGTCGACCCGATTACCGGCGAGGTATGGATTCCACAGAACCTGTATGGGCTGAGCCAGAACAAGGTGACGCTCGAATACGCGCTCGTGTTCTCCAAGAACGTGCCGTCGGTCGAGGTGTTCAAGCTCGTCGGGGCCGACCGCGTCGAAAAGTGGGCGCGCCGGCTCGGGTTCACCACCGAGATCATCGCCGACAAGGCGCTCGCGCTCGGCGCGTCGTGCACCAAGCTCAACGAACTCACCCGCGCGTTCGCGATCTTCGCGCGCAACGGCAAGTGGATCGACTTCACCCCCATCCGGCGGATCCGCGACCGGCACGGCCGCGTGATCGAGGACCACACCGTCTACTACGACCCGATGCTGCGGCCGGCGGACCGCTTCGACCGGCTCGCCGCGACGGCTGGCGTGCGGCCGAAACAAGCGATCCCCGCGCGCGCCGCATTTCTCACCAGCAAGCTGTTGCGCGCGGCGATTCGCCACGGCTTCGCCGGCATCGTGCGGGCCACCGGCATCCGAGGCGCCGGCAAGACCGGCACATCGAGCGAGACGATGGACACCACGTTCGTCGGCTACACGTCGCGGTGGATCACGTCGGTGTGGCTCGGCGACGACCTGCGCGAACGGCCGCTCGGCGTCGACGACGCCGCGTACATGACAGTGGTGCCGATGTGGGCCCGCTACATGAAAGAGGTCGCCGGCGACCATCCGAATCGCGAAATCCCATGGGAGGTGCCGCCCGGCGTGTCCCGCGACGACCGCGGCGGGACCAAGGGCGAGCAGGCGCCGGAGCCGATGGAACTCAAGTGGGTCAAGCACCCCAAGCCGCCGGAAGCCAGCCGCGACAGCGCCGGCTGACCCCGTGTGACACCGCCGACACGCGGCCGCCGCGTCGCAATGGTAACCATTCAGGCCCCCGGTTGAGCCGCGCGCGGCGGGGTGCGAATCGTGGAGCATGAAGGCACACCCGAGTGTGCCGGAGCTGGACGCGCGCATCGAGCAGGCAGGCGGCGGCCGCCGCGGTCGCGCGCGTTCGCGGCGGCCGGCGCCCGGCCGTCGCGCTCGGAGAACGACACGAACCGCCGTAGCAGGTGCGCGCTAGCACACCTGGCGGCGATCCATACCTGGTGGCACGGGTCCTCGATCCCGTGCGGGACCACCGGGGGGAACGTCGACGATCGGCAACCGCGTCGCGCGCGGATCCGGTACTTCGGGCAACGGCTCCCAGCAGCTCTCGCACCGTGGCGGGTCGTGTTCGACGAACTCGCTGACCTCGCTCTCCGGTAGCAGCTCGTGGCGGTGCCCCTTGTGTCCTGGCTGGCCTCCGCGCTTGCGCTTGGCCTTGCCGCGCTGCTTGTCGCGCGTGTTGGCCTTGCCCGCGCCGGGCGGATCGCTCGACGGCGGCATGTGCGAGTTGCGCGAGTTTTGCGCCACCTGCTCGGTGAGCATCGCCACCTGGTCGAGCAGCGCGGCGACCTGGCGCTCGAGCTCAGCGATCCGCGCCTGCTGCTCCGCGATCCGCGCCTGCTGCTCGGCGATCTGCGCGCCGATCACCGCGACCGCGGCTTCAAGCTGCGCGATGCATTCGGCGGCGTCCAACGAGCAGCGTAGCTCACATGTTCGATCCCGCGTCGATCCTCGTTTTCGATATCGCAACCGATCGAAATAATCCGGCTTTCAGCCGGCCTGAACAATTACTCCTTTCGCGGCTGCCGGCGTGAGCTCTCGGTCTCGAACTCCACCAATCGTGCTCCCGGCTCCACGCGGACGCGCAGCCTTGGACGACAATCGTCGGTGCTCAGGGGCACATGACCTCGCCGCCGGCTGGCGGTCCTCCGGCGTTCCAGGCTGCGCGCGTACGCGGCGTAGGGCGCGCTCCCGGGATCAGCGACGGATGTAACTGGCTTCCACCGAGCCGGCTTCGAGCTCTGAGCGCGTCTCGCGCATGCGTTCGAGCAGAAGCGAGAAGTGCTCGGCGGGAGCGGCGATGTACAGGTCGGCGTACAACCGACCTCCTTCTTCCCACTGCCGCGTGTCGATTCCCCGATCGTGGAGGAGGGACAGCACTTTGTTGCGCTCATCTCGATTCGCGAAGCGCCGCTGCGGAAGTCGAACCCCGGGCACCGGTTCGAATCGAAACCCGTGCTCAGCGAAGACGGACTGTACCGGCGACGGATCGAACATGCGCAGGATTGTGGCTACTGCGAAGGGGCCCACCTTGCAGGGCCGATCCTTGCCCAGGTGCCGCAAGACGATGCCGAGTGTGCGCTCTGTGATGTAGCCGATCGCGCCGGTACTGATGAGGAGGTTGCAACTCCGGAACCACGCACACTCCTCGCGGGTCGGCGAGGCGCCGGGCTGTTCGAAGTCGCGCGCCACGCCCCCGTCCAACAGCCCAGACTCGACAGCGAAGCGGATCGCTGGTTCGGATTGGTCCAGACCGACCGTACGGATGTCGCACGCCGGGGGTGTGATATTGAGCCAGATCCGCGTGGCTTGTCGCGCCGCGTGGTAGTCTCGCGGCGCGCGCGTCGCGAAGAATGCCACCATCTCGTCGAACGAGCATCCGTACTTCACCAACGCCGACCCGATCCCGTACGAACAGCCGACATCGAGCATCTGGACCTGCCAGGCGTCGCCGTTTTGCTCGTGGAGAAGTTTTGCCGCCGCCGCACAGTAAGGGCGCGCCTGCTCACCGATCTCGTAGCCGATCTTCGCCATCGACGTGATGTAGGCGTGCGGTGTAGGTGCGGTATAGACGTCGTCGAAGTTCGCTTTTGCTGAGTTTGCCGTGTTGTATGTTGTGATCACTACTTGGTTATCTGTCATCGCAATCGTGTAGCCATCGGTCGAGCTTTTGATCGCCCGGGGGCACGGTCTCAGCGGCACCAGCCGTAGAACCGACCGGTTCGGTGTCGAGAATCGGTGCGGCGTCGCTGTGCCGATCCTCCATCATCTCGGCGATTCGATCGAGGGATGCCGCGATCGCGCCGAGCTCGGATTCAGGGAGCTTGGTCATGGCTGTCGCGAGCGCGTCATGCAGCGGAGACGGAGCATTTCGCGCGAGCGCCCGCCCCTGCTCGGTGAGCGACACATGTACCACTCGGCGGTCTTCTAGATTGCGCTGTCGCCGGACGAGCTTCTTTGCCTCGAGCCGGTCGAGGATTCCGATCACGGTGCTCTGACTGAGGTGAACGTGACGTGCGATCGCGCTCGCGGTGACCGGTTCGTGTTCCTCGATCGCGAGCAGGCAGACCAGCTGCGGCCCCGTCACGTTGTGCTGGGCCGAGAGCTTTCTGGAATGCAAATCGACCGCGCGGATCATGCGCCGAAGGGCCTGCAGTACCCGCAGGTCGTACCGCGTTGCGGGGGATGGTTTCGGCGATGCGCGGGAACGCGGCTGTGCGGTGGCCCGCTCCACGGGGGAGGCATCCGGCGCGTCACGTCGGTTGCGCGGGCTCACCGCAACTGTCGCCGGACGAGCCGCGAGCGCAGGATCTCGGCCTCCTGCCATGCCCCCCGTTCGTCGCTTGTCGCTCGACATCGTTACTGTTCTGATCATTACAGCCGTAATTATTCGGGGCGCATCGTACCACAACCGACCGGCGCGCACAGCCCCGCAGCCCGCACCGGAGTGCGCAGCCCGCACCGGGGTCGATTCGGCCCGCAGCCGATGAGTCGCGTTGGAGAAGCGGCCGACGCGGGCGCAATCGGCGATCACGTCCCGCGTACGCGGCGAG comes from the Deltaproteobacteria bacterium genome and includes:
- a CDS encoding MarR family transcriptional regulator, with the protein product MAGGRDPALAARPATVAVSPRNRRDAPDASPVERATAQPRSRASPKPSPATRYDLRVLQALRRMIRAVDLHSRKLSAQHNVTGPQLVCLLAIEEHEPVTASAIARHVHLSQSTVIGILDRLEAKKLVRRQRNLEDRRVVHVSLTEQGRALARNAPSPLHDALATAMTKLPESELGAIAASLDRIAEMMEDRHSDAAPILDTEPVGSTAGAAETVPPGDQKLDRWLHDCDDR